In one Myxococcus xanthus genomic region, the following are encoded:
- the gspM gene encoding type II secretion system protein GspM, with amino-acid sequence MAKLQEVFAPVQTWFERLSDRERRMVSIAGAAVLVFVLFAVVMTFTNSASGYRKRTEEKLTKLQEVNTLAASFREAQANRQSVEQQLRSSNVQLISYIEDKATLAGLQVPNMTPKGEVGIGDGKIVESAVELTFTDVDLRKLTDFLQTVESGPGVVKVKLLRIEPRPASDTLTAWTTVATYRMKP; translated from the coding sequence ATGGCCAAGCTTCAGGAAGTCTTCGCCCCCGTCCAGACGTGGTTCGAGCGGCTCAGCGACCGCGAGCGCCGCATGGTGTCCATCGCCGGCGCGGCGGTGCTGGTGTTCGTCCTGTTCGCCGTGGTGATGACGTTCACCAACAGCGCGTCCGGGTACCGCAAGCGCACCGAGGAGAAGCTGACCAAGCTGCAGGAAGTGAACACGCTGGCCGCCAGCTTCCGCGAGGCGCAGGCCAACCGTCAGTCGGTGGAGCAGCAGCTCAGGTCCAGCAACGTGCAGCTCATCAGCTACATCGAGGACAAGGCGACGCTGGCCGGCCTCCAGGTGCCCAACATGACGCCCAAGGGCGAGGTGGGCATCGGCGACGGGAAAATCGTGGAGAGCGCCGTGGAGCTGACCTTCACGGACGTGGACCTGCGCAAGCTGACCGACTTCCTGCAGACGGTGGAGAGCGGCCCCGGCGTGGTGAAGGTGAAGCTGTTGCGCATCGAGCCGCGTCCCGCGTCGGACACGCTGACGGCGTGGACCACTGTCGCCACCTACCGGATGAAGCCCTGA